A window from uncultured Desulfobacter sp. encodes these proteins:
- a CDS encoding UPF0280 family protein: MPMFDNRNVYRVCHQKEGLVSFNVTVKETNLNIQADSNLTEQAVRSILKHRQYIENHIARFPRFADSLTPLNNPGIAPKIISEMTAAAKTAGVGPMAAVAGAVAQGVGRDLLQWSSHVLVENGGDIFIKSDTQTIFTIYAGSSPLSMKTGIKVARRPDSFAMCTSSGTVGHSKSFGKADAVSVLADCCALADAAATSLGNKIQTAKDIEKAIDAGKNMTGVQGIVIICGKQIGLWGTLELVKL, encoded by the coding sequence ATGCCGATGTTTGATAACCGCAACGTATATCGTGTTTGCCACCAAAAGGAGGGGCTGGTTTCATTCAATGTAACCGTCAAAGAGACCAATCTTAATATTCAGGCGGATTCAAATTTAACTGAACAGGCGGTGCGGTCCATTTTGAAGCACCGTCAATACATTGAAAATCACATCGCCCGGTTTCCAAGATTTGCCGACAGCCTGACACCCTTGAACAACCCGGGAATTGCCCCTAAGATCATTTCTGAAATGACAGCGGCAGCAAAAACCGCCGGTGTCGGCCCCATGGCGGCCGTAGCCGGTGCCGTGGCCCAGGGTGTGGGCAGAGATCTGCTCCAATGGTCCTCACATGTCCTGGTGGAAAACGGCGGCGACATCTTTATTAAATCAGATACCCAGACGATATTTACCATTTATGCTGGGTCATCGCCGTTAAGCATGAAAACAGGAATTAAAGTAGCCCGCCGCCCTGATTCGTTTGCCATGTGCACCTCCTCGGGCACCGTCGGCCATTCCAAAAGCTTTGGTAAGGCGGATGCCGTATCCGTGCTGGCAGATTGCTGTGCTTTGGCCGATGCGGCCGCCACATCCCTTGGAAATAAAATTCAGACGGCCAAAGACATTGAAAAGGCGATTGACGCCGGCAAAAACATGACAGGGGTTCAGGGGATTGTCATTATTTGTGGAAAACAGATCGGGCTGTGGGGCACCCTGGAACTGGTCAAACTATAA
- a CDS encoding Mrp/NBP35 family ATP-binding protein yields MIHDNVEQAKKASGCSHQPKNDAAKQQMEMEAMIKDNLAKIKNKIFVLSGKGGVGKSSVSANLAIALAKKGYKTGLMDVDVHGPSIAQMFNITELLDISPDTKQLLPRKVAENLTVVSVQALMQDKDQAVIWRGPAKTGIIKQFVGSVAWGKLDYLVIDAPPGTGDEPLTVVQTIPDARGIIVTTPQEVALADIRKSISFCKTVKMNTLGILENMAGYTCPHCNQHIDLFKSGGGEKTAKAQGLNFLGSIPFDTRVVESGDEGVPVMTYEAAGPFKDAFEKVVDNVLKQFES; encoded by the coding sequence ATGATTCATGACAATGTTGAGCAGGCCAAAAAAGCAAGCGGCTGTTCCCATCAGCCCAAGAACGACGCGGCAAAGCAGCAGATGGAAATGGAAGCAATGATCAAAGATAATTTGGCCAAAATTAAAAATAAAATTTTTGTTCTGTCCGGTAAAGGCGGTGTGGGTAAAAGCTCTGTATCGGCAAACCTTGCCATCGCTCTTGCAAAAAAAGGATATAAAACAGGACTGATGGATGTGGATGTTCATGGACCGTCTATCGCCCAGATGTTTAATATAACTGAACTTTTAGATATTTCCCCGGACACCAAGCAGCTGTTACCCAGAAAGGTAGCCGAAAACCTCACTGTGGTCTCTGTTCAGGCATTGATGCAGGACAAGGACCAGGCCGTTATATGGAGAGGCCCTGCAAAAACCGGCATCATCAAACAATTTGTGGGGTCTGTGGCCTGGGGAAAACTTGATTATCTGGTCATCGACGCTCCTCCCGGCACAGGCGATGAACCACTTACCGTTGTACAGACCATTCCCGATGCCCGGGGCATCATCGTCACCACCCCCCAGGAAGTGGCCCTTGCCGACATCAGAAAATCCATCTCTTTTTGCAAAACCGTAAAAATGAACACCCTTGGTATTCTTGAAAACATGGCAGGGTACACCTGTCCGCACTGCAACCAGCATATTGATCTTTTTAAAAGTGGCGGCGGAGAAAAAACAGCCAAGGCACAAGGCTTAAATTTCCTGGGCTCCATTCCCTTTGATACCCGGGTTGTGGAATCCGGAGATGAAGGTGTGCCCGTGATGACCTATGAAGCAGCCGGTCCGTTTAAAGATGCATTTGAAAAGGTTGTCGACAATGTCCTCAAACAATTTGAAAGCTGA
- a CDS encoding phosphoribosylaminoimidazolesuccinocarboxamide synthase: MSIIPGTEYEGLPLIRQGKVRDIFDTGDALLMVTTDRLSAFDVVLPDAIPDKGKVLNQISVFWFKQMESIVKNHIISTDVNDYPQEFHKYKDKLEGRSMLVKKAEPMAVECIVRGYISGSGWKSYQSEGHVCNIKLPQGLKESDKLETPLFTPSTKAEIGDHDINIGFDEAVNILGKETAEKLRDLSLEIYNRGAAFALEKGIIIADTKFEFGLLDGEIILIDEIMTPDSSRFWPLDDYAPGRGQKSFDKQTVRDWLTNSGWGKTPPGPKLPKEIIDNTSKTYKEIYTRLTGNTI; this comes from the coding sequence TTGAGCATTATACCCGGAACAGAATATGAAGGTTTGCCGCTGATCAGACAAGGAAAGGTCAGGGACATTTTTGATACGGGCGATGCCCTGCTTATGGTAACAACCGATCGGCTTTCTGCGTTTGACGTGGTACTGCCCGACGCCATTCCTGATAAGGGCAAGGTGTTGAATCAGATCTCCGTGTTCTGGTTTAAACAGATGGAGAGCATCGTTAAAAATCACATCATCAGTACAGATGTAAATGATTACCCCCAAGAGTTCCATAAATATAAAGACAAACTTGAAGGCCGCAGCATGCTGGTGAAAAAAGCCGAGCCCATGGCGGTGGAATGTATTGTCAGGGGCTATATTTCCGGGTCGGGTTGGAAATCCTACCAATCCGAAGGTCATGTCTGCAATATCAAGCTACCCCAGGGGCTCAAAGAGTCCGACAAGCTTGAAACGCCGCTCTTTACCCCATCCACCAAAGCTGAAATCGGTGATCATGACATCAATATCGGTTTTGATGAGGCCGTAAACATTCTGGGCAAAGAGACCGCAGAAAAATTGCGTGATTTAAGCCTTGAAATTTATAACCGTGGCGCCGCATTTGCCCTGGAAAAAGGCATTATCATCGCCGACACAAAATTTGAGTTCGGCCTGCTTGACGGTGAAATTATCCTCATTGACGAAATCATGACTCCGGATTCATCCAGGTTCTGGCCCCTGGACGATTATGCCCCCGGCAGAGGACAGAAAAGTTTTGACAAACAGACCGTCAGGGACTGGCTGACCAATTCAGGCTGGGGTAAAACCCCGCCGGGTCCCAAGCTGCCCAAGGAGATCATTGACAATACCAGTAAAACCTACAAGGAAATCTATACCCGGCTCACCGGAAACACCATCTAA
- a CDS encoding ParB/RepB/Spo0J family partition protein, whose protein sequence is MTEMTFTDIPVSEINLSDTGFRITGPNQETEPLSASISQYGIMVAPLVLHKENGYVVVSGFRRIEAALHAKLSRITCRVMHADKDIDAAIAAVTENAFSRELSVSEFVRATGLLLRFMDAKDIAKNAASLFNRPMNTGYINTLAGIHAMPDAVLDLLDQNQISIKACKLLMSMDADNQTEFLLLFSRIKVSSGIQMEIITWAKEICALEKINLASLIAQSPLCATESHGLEADGHLDMGALGKQFKAFLAQRRYPVLTAAKDRARAQINRLGLDAGLQLSVPENFEGMVYTMQMAFKSLDEFTAHLNRLAELANSTDFKSLVDGNI, encoded by the coding sequence ATGACAGAGATGACATTTACTGATATCCCGGTGTCTGAGATTAACCTCTCAGACACCGGGTTTCGCATTACAGGACCCAACCAAGAGACTGAACCTTTATCAGCGTCCATTTCCCAATATGGCATCATGGTTGCGCCGTTGGTGTTGCATAAAGAGAATGGATACGTTGTGGTGTCCGGGTTCAGACGAATTGAAGCGGCCCTTCATGCAAAGTTGTCCCGAATCACCTGCCGGGTCATGCATGCAGACAAAGATATTGATGCGGCCATCGCTGCTGTGACCGAGAATGCATTTTCAAGGGAGTTGAGTGTGTCCGAGTTTGTTCGGGCCACCGGGCTTTTATTGCGTTTTATGGACGCTAAAGATATCGCAAAAAACGCTGCATCACTCTTTAACCGGCCGATGAATACCGGATATATCAACACGCTGGCGGGTATCCATGCCATGCCGGATGCGGTTCTTGATCTTTTGGATCAGAACCAAATATCCATTAAGGCGTGTAAACTTCTTATGTCCATGGATGCAGACAACCAAACTGAATTTTTGCTGCTTTTTTCCCGGATCAAAGTATCCTCAGGCATCCAGATGGAAATTATTACCTGGGCAAAGGAAATATGCGCCCTTGAAAAAATCAATTTGGCGAGCCTCATAGCGCAAAGCCCCCTATGTGCAACTGAGAGCCATGGTTTGGAAGCAGACGGGCATCTAGATATGGGCGCCCTTGGAAAGCAGTTCAAGGCATTTCTTGCCCAAAGACGGTATCCTGTGCTGACAGCAGCTAAAGATCGGGCCAGGGCACAGATCAATCGGCTTGGACTTGATGCCGGGCTTCAACTGTCGGTTCCTGAAAATTTTGAGGGAATGGTTTATACTATGCAGATGGCATTTAAGAGCCTGGATGAGTTTACAGCACACCTCAACCGCCTGGCTGAACTTGCTAACAGCACTGATTTTAAATCGCTTGTGGATGGCAACATATGA
- a CDS encoding HD domain-containing protein has product MNLEKTPRALKACLEQKETQILGNRACFSQNAVRRYSEKKSDTEYRLSFSADADRILNSLAYTRYSDKTQVFSLINNDHLTHRVLHVQMVSRVARTIGRYLGLNTDLIEAAAMGHDIGHTPFGHDGEKFLSRLTQAAGAGQFHHNLQSMQFLDVIERNGKGWNLTLQTLDAIVCHDGEVHARTLTPAPPRNFADLDSIAEQIRAGTMGNALPMTMEGCVVRIADTVSYIGRDFEDAVRLKIVTRDQLPDICSDWLGTTQGTIVFSLVTDLINTSIDQDFIGFSPGVADALKELKQFNYRFIYKNPVIKKHLTTVEDIFKCLFDRYMNDLATENEFSVIYSQFLNGMADAYRSNHSHAEIARDFIAGMTDSYFIRQAPEHLRPCPIDWV; this is encoded by the coding sequence TTGAATCTGGAAAAAACACCCCGGGCATTGAAAGCCTGCCTTGAACAAAAGGAGACCCAAATCCTTGGCAACCGGGCCTGTTTTTCCCAAAACGCTGTACGGCGGTATTCGGAAAAAAAATCTGACACCGAATACCGTCTTTCTTTTTCTGCCGATGCCGACCGGATTCTCAACTCTTTAGCCTACACCCGTTACAGCGATAAAACCCAAGTTTTTTCACTGATCAACAACGACCATCTCACCCACCGGGTCCTGCACGTCCAGATGGTTTCCCGGGTAGCCAGAACCATTGGACGATATCTTGGGCTGAATACCGATCTTATAGAAGCAGCAGCCATGGGCCATGATATCGGGCATACCCCGTTTGGCCATGACGGAGAAAAATTTTTATCCCGCCTGACCCAGGCCGCCGGGGCCGGACAATTCCACCACAACCTTCAAAGCATGCAGTTTTTAGATGTGATTGAACGAAACGGCAAGGGCTGGAACCTGACACTTCAAACCCTGGATGCCATCGTATGTCACGATGGAGAGGTCCATGCCCGGACACTTACGCCGGCGCCACCAAGAAATTTTGCAGATCTGGATTCAATTGCCGAACAGATCCGGGCCGGTACCATGGGCAATGCACTTCCCATGACCATGGAAGGCTGTGTGGTTCGAATTGCGGACACCGTTTCATATATCGGAAGGGATTTTGAAGACGCTGTCCGCTTAAAAATTGTGACCCGGGATCAGCTCCCGGACATATGTAGCGACTGGTTAGGAACCACCCAGGGCACCATTGTTTTCAGCCTGGTTACGGACCTGATCAACACAAGCATTGACCAGGATTTTATCGGATTTTCCCCCGGAGTGGCCGATGCGCTCAAAGAATTAAAACAGTTTAATTACCGGTTTATCTACAAAAATCCAGTAATCAAAAAACACCTGACAACGGTTGAAGATATTTTCAAATGCCTGTTTGACAGGTACATGAACGACCTGGCCACAGAAAACGAATTTTCGGTCATCTATTCCCAGTTTCTCAACGGCATGGCAGACGCCTACCGTTCCAATCACAGCCATGCCGAAATTGCCCGGGATTTTATTGCCGGCATGACCGATTCCTATTTTATCCGCCAAGCCCCGGAGCACTTGCGCCCTTGTCCCATTGACTGGGTATAA
- a CDS encoding TrmJ/YjtD family RNA methyltransferase, protein MTEKREEMNQKVCMGNVAIVLHDTRIPENIGAAARAAANMGVGQLILSAPRNFDKERVLKVATHSAAGLVETMTVCNSLPEALGRFNWVVGTTARLGGTRRVNASPADLAATLIPISLENRVALLFGPEDRGLTNEDLQLCHDLVNIPTAGFSSLNLAQAVMVMCYELFKARTREPDFHVPRLACRHELENMYHELEETFAKIHYINHENPEERLDKARSFLSRYQLRSREVSIIRGLCRQVDRYGDKRYLEGSTVNREREPK, encoded by the coding sequence GTGACGGAAAAAAGAGAAGAGATGAATCAAAAGGTCTGCATGGGGAATGTTGCCATTGTACTTCATGATACCCGGATTCCGGAAAACATTGGCGCCGCTGCCAGGGCTGCTGCAAATATGGGGGTAGGGCAGTTGATTTTGTCCGCACCCAGGAACTTTGACAAGGAACGTGTTCTCAAAGTAGCGACCCATTCAGCTGCCGGGCTGGTGGAAACCATGACCGTCTGCAATTCACTTCCCGAGGCCCTTGGCCGTTTCAACTGGGTGGTCGGCACCACTGCAAGACTTGGCGGTACGCGCCGGGTGAATGCGTCTCCGGCTGACCTTGCCGCAACACTGATCCCGATTTCCCTGGAAAACCGGGTAGCGCTTCTTTTTGGTCCCGAGGACCGGGGACTGACCAACGAAGATTTGCAGCTGTGCCACGATCTTGTGAACATCCCCACTGCCGGATTTTCTTCCCTGAATCTGGCCCAGGCCGTCATGGTCATGTGCTATGAACTGTTCAAGGCGCGCACCCGGGAACCCGATTTCCATGTCCCCCGACTGGCCTGCCGGCATGAACTGGAGAACATGTATCACGAACTCGAAGAAACCTTTGCCAAAATTCACTACATTAACCATGAAAATCCGGAAGAACGGCTGGACAAGGCCCGGAGTTTTTTAAGCCGTTACCAGCTTAGATCCCGGGAAGTCAGTATCATCCGGGGGCTGTGCCGTCAGGTGGACCGGTATGGGGATAAGCGTTATCTGGAAGGGAGTACCGTTAACCGGGAACGTGAACCAAAATAA
- a CDS encoding RNA polymerase factor sigma-32, whose translation MEKNVDPKTPEVTKKLTKKDFWVPAGKAKVSSSKALVKSDPIQSYLNEINRYKLLTREQEIELGRRIQEDNDQEAAYIMTTSNLRLVVKIALEFQRIWMQNLLDLIQEGNIGLVRAVKKFDPYKNVKFSYYASFWIKAYILKFIMDNWRMVKIGTTQGQRKLFFRLKKEKQLLIEQGFDPKPKLLSERLGVSEKEVVDMDQRLANWDLSLDEPLKDDSNTERIEFINVDSDSSEDQLAKKEIEDILYTKVDEFKKTLNERELDIFERRIFSDTPQTLQEIGELYNISRERVRQIENNIIKKMKAYFKKDMPDFDMYDHDQ comes from the coding sequence ATGGAAAAAAATGTTGACCCAAAAACTCCCGAAGTTACCAAAAAACTGACCAAAAAGGATTTTTGGGTACCCGCCGGGAAAGCCAAGGTCAGTTCCTCAAAAGCCCTTGTTAAATCTGATCCCATTCAAAGTTACCTTAATGAAATCAATCGATATAAACTTTTAACCCGGGAACAGGAAATCGAACTGGGGCGGCGGATTCAAGAAGATAATGACCAGGAAGCCGCCTACATCATGACCACATCTAACCTGCGCCTTGTGGTGAAAATTGCTTTGGAATTTCAACGCATCTGGATGCAGAATCTGCTTGATCTTATCCAGGAGGGCAATATCGGTCTGGTTCGGGCCGTCAAAAAATTTGACCCTTATAAAAATGTCAAATTTTCCTATTATGCTTCGTTTTGGATCAAGGCATATATCCTTAAGTTCATCATGGACAACTGGCGGATGGTTAAAATCGGGACCACCCAGGGACAGCGCAAGCTGTTTTTCAGATTAAAAAAAGAAAAACAGCTGCTCATTGAGCAGGGTTTTGACCCCAAGCCCAAGTTATTATCAGAACGGCTGGGCGTATCTGAGAAAGAGGTGGTGGATATGGACCAGCGCCTGGCCAACTGGGACCTTTCCCTGGACGAGCCGCTTAAGGATGATTCCAATACCGAGCGCATTGAATTCATTAACGTTGATTCGGACTCCTCCGAAGACCAATTGGCTAAAAAAGAGATCGAAGATATCCTCTACACCAAGGTGGACGAATTTAAGAAAACATTGAACGAACGTGAACTGGATATTTTTGAGCGCAGGATTTTTTCCGACACGCCCCAAACCCTGCAGGAAATAGGTGAACTATATAACATCTCAAGGGAACGCGTCCGGCAGATCGAAAACAACATCATAAAAAAAATGAAAGCATATTTTAAAAAGGATATGCCGGATTTTGACATGTATGACCATGACCAATAA
- a CDS encoding PEP-CTERM sorting domain-containing protein (PEP-CTERM proteins occur, often in large numbers, in the proteomes of bacteria that also encode an exosortase, a predicted intramembrane cysteine proteinase. The presence of a PEP-CTERM domain at a protein's C-terminus predicts cleavage within the sorting domain, followed by covalent anchoring to some some component of the (usually Gram-negative) cell surface. Many PEP-CTERM proteins exhibit an unusual sequence composition that includes large numbers of potential glycosylation sites. Expression of one such protein has been shown restore the ability of a bacterium to form floc, a type of biofilm.), translating to MKKLFLWPAAFFLLLVITFNAEASMLYQVDIDTSDLSKLSSHLFYDDDTYTWTFNIEDLGLDSSQTIESAYLELVLSDDSRREILPEMAGVYFDQSNAEGWPDWFVGAWNISGTYLIDIAALDTLNQDGTLLVTLRALLGDFYVDSIGLNVWATDLSSSGGSVNPVPTPESSTLLLLGLGLLAIVKVIRRKQV from the coding sequence ATGAAGAAGTTGTTTTTGTGGCCGGCAGCATTTTTTTTATTGCTGGTAATTACTTTTAATGCAGAAGCATCCATGCTTTATCAAGTGGACATTGATACCAGTGATTTAAGTAAGTTGTCTTCGCATCTTTTTTACGATGATGATACATATACCTGGACATTTAATATTGAAGATCTTGGGTTGGATTCATCACAGACAATTGAATCGGCTTATTTAGAGTTGGTTCTTTCTGACGACTCTCGTCGGGAGATCCTGCCGGAAATGGCCGGAGTTTATTTTGATCAGTCTAATGCCGAGGGCTGGCCGGACTGGTTTGTCGGGGCATGGAACATCAGCGGTACGTATTTGATTGATATTGCCGCCCTTGACACCCTGAATCAAGACGGAACGCTGCTTGTTACCCTGAGGGCTCTTTTGGGAGATTTTTATGTCGACAGTATTGGCCTCAACGTATGGGCAACGGATCTTTCAAGTTCCGGCGGGAGCGTCAATCCCGTACCCACCCCGGAATCCAGTACACTTCTGCTTTTGGGGCTTGGGCTCTTGGCAATTGTCAAAGTGATTCGCCGCAAACAGGTTTAA
- a CDS encoding tetratricopeptide repeat protein, protein MKHLTVCTLALASVLSFCAVSGCVKAPGTVNLEQTDSKKVKVADQNLSLSKDSGHQASYYYLAARRHESKDEIDQAQNALTLAIKKDPDSNFLKREYIISLENQKKSDRALALAQDLAKKYPDDVENLILLARLKKGDEKEMTPLLERILQLAPEDKETFLRLGKVYMDEGMTLKAMNLFSRMASIYPDYYVAHFYLGETQRMEGQDAAARDSYIRTLELEPDLLEPRFRLVDVYKALGEKKNKTQIIAVLKDILDSDPGDERALIELGLFYYNIKDYENADEMFAALGREIRKNPELVVNIAQILVPEHRYQDAATVLSQVKKALPGNANINFFLGMAYEGLEKPEKAIEYYLKVTPDHPQYKKTILSIAFLYKDMNRTEEAIRFLEQHHRQSPADIDITSYLASFYQEDHRYGIAVTMLQRALKETPKNTALLFKLGAVLDTAGQRQQSIETMKTIIRLDPEHASALNYLGYTYAEMGINLDQALDLVQRALAIRPDDGYITDSLGWIYFQRQDYDQAVFYLEKAVQLSDYETVIAAHLADAYLKTGQRDKAAAMYQKALDNAGQDQQKEIREIEEKLERLQNTAQ, encoded by the coding sequence ATGAAACACCTTACTGTGTGTACCCTGGCCCTGGCGTCGGTCCTAAGCTTCTGTGCCGTTTCAGGTTGCGTCAAGGCTCCTGGGACCGTCAACCTGGAACAAACCGACAGCAAAAAAGTTAAAGTTGCAGACCAAAATCTTTCGTTAAGCAAAGACAGTGGCCATCAGGCGTCTTATTACTATCTTGCGGCCCGACGCCACGAGAGTAAAGATGAAATCGATCAGGCACAAAATGCCCTGACACTGGCCATTAAAAAAGATCCGGACTCCAATTTTTTGAAACGTGAATATATCATCTCCCTGGAAAACCAAAAAAAGTCAGACAGGGCCCTGGCGCTTGCCCAGGATCTGGCAAAAAAATATCCGGATGATGTGGAAAATCTGATCCTGCTTGCCCGACTCAAAAAAGGGGATGAAAAGGAGATGACACCCCTGCTGGAACGGATACTGCAGCTGGCCCCCGAAGATAAAGAGACGTTTCTACGGCTGGGCAAAGTCTATATGGATGAGGGCATGACCCTGAAAGCCATGAATCTGTTTTCCCGTATGGCAAGCATATATCCCGACTATTATGTTGCCCATTTCTACCTGGGTGAGACCCAGCGAATGGAGGGCCAGGATGCTGCCGCCAGGGATTCTTATATTAGAACCCTGGAACTTGAGCCAGATCTTTTAGAACCCAGGTTCCGACTGGTTGATGTGTATAAAGCCCTGGGTGAAAAGAAAAACAAGACACAAATTATCGCGGTGCTCAAAGACATTCTTGATTCTGACCCCGGAGATGAGCGGGCGTTGATAGAGCTGGGTCTGTTCTACTATAATATCAAGGACTATGAAAATGCTGATGAAATGTTTGCCGCACTTGGACGGGAGATTCGGAAAAATCCCGAACTGGTGGTTAATATTGCCCAGATTTTGGTCCCGGAACATAGATATCAGGACGCGGCAACGGTATTGTCCCAGGTCAAAAAAGCCCTTCCCGGAAATGCCAACATCAACTTTTTTCTGGGAATGGCTTATGAAGGATTGGAAAAACCGGAGAAGGCCATTGAATATTATCTTAAAGTGACGCCGGACCATCCCCAGTATAAAAAAACAATCCTGAGCATTGCGTTCCTTTACAAGGATATGAACCGCACCGAAGAGGCCATTCGCTTCCTGGAACAGCACCACAGGCAAAGCCCGGCAGACATTGATATCACCTCTTATCTGGCGTCATTTTACCAGGAGGACCACCGCTACGGCATAGCCGTCACCATGCTGCAGCGTGCGTTAAAAGAGACCCCGAAAAATACAGCGTTGCTGTTCAAACTGGGTGCTGTCCTGGATACGGCAGGACAGCGTCAGCAAAGCATTGAAACAATGAAAACCATTATCAGACTGGATCCCGAGCATGCATCAGCCCTCAATTACCTGGGATATACCTATGCGGAAATGGGCATTAACCTGGACCAGGCCCTTGACCTGGTCCAGCGAGCCCTTGCGATCCGGCCTGATGACGGCTATATCACAGACAGTCTGGGATGGATTTATTTCCAGAGACAGGACTATGACCAGGCGGTTTTTTACCTTGAAAAAGCCGTTCAACTCTCTGACTATGAAACCGTCATTGCCGCACATCTGGCAGATGCCTACCTGAAAACAGGACAGCGGGATAAAGCTGCGGCTATGTATCAAAAAGCCCTTGATAATGCCGGACAGGATCAGCAAAAAGAGATCCGGGAAATTGAAGAGAAACTCGAACGTTTACAAAATACCGCCCAATGA